Sequence from the Deltaproteobacteria bacterium genome:
CGCCGGGGCGTGCAAGGCCCGAATTCGACGTCCGCGCGGAAATCGGCGGGGCAAAGTGTAGTGAGCACTACACTCAGCCCCGCCGGCCAACGGTTCCCGCGTTACTCGATGATCTGAGTGACGACGCCGGCGCCCACGGTGCGGCCGCCCTCGCGAATCGCGAACCGCAGCCCCTCCTCGCACGCGATCGGCGTGATCAA
This genomic interval carries:
- a CDS encoding elongation factor Tu — its product is LITPIACEEGLRFAIREGGRTVGAGVVTQIIE